ACTCGCGGTGCTGGCGGAGGCGGCCGGATACTCGCCGGCGCATTTCCAGCGCCTGTTCCTCCGGCAGACGGGCCTTTCGCCTGCGGCCTTCTTCCGTGCGATCCGCCGGGAGCGTGCGAACGCGGCTCTCGCGCATACCGGAACCGTGACCGAAGCGATCTATGATGCGGGCTTTTCCGCACCTTCGCGGTTCTACGACGATAGAAAAGGAGGGGACGCCATGAGCGCATCGGTCTGGCTTCGCGGAGGGGAGGGCGTGACGATCCGGTGGGCGAAAGCGGAAACCTCGCTGGGGTCGCTGCTCGTCGCGGCGACGGACAAGGGCGTGTGTCGCCTCTCCTTCGGCGAGGATGCGGACGATCTGCGGCAGCGCTTCCCCAAGGCCGAACTCGAGGAAGGCGGATCGGATTTCGCCGCCCTCGTCCAACGCGTCGTCGATGCGGTCGAACGACCGGGAGGCGGGCAGGACATACCGCTCGACGTGAAGGGCACCGCCTTCCAGGAAGCGGTCTGGACCGCCCTCCGCGAAATCCCGGCGGGCGAGACGCGCACCTATTCGCAGATCGCGGCGGCGGCGGGCAATCCGGCGGCGGTCCGCGCGGCGGGCAGTGCCAATGGGGCCAACAACGTGGCGGTCCTGATCCCGTGCCACCGCGTCATCCGCAGCGACGGCTCCATCGGCGGATACGCCTACGGAACCGACATCAAGCGCGAACTGCTGAACCGCGAACGCGGCGGCTGATCAGCGGCCCGCGCGGGGCGGCGTTCAGCGCGCGTAATCCGGTCCTGCCGGCGTCAGCCCGTCGAGGAAGGCCTGGGCGGTATCGCGATAGGCGTCCTTCTTCTCGTCGCCCATCCGGTCCCAGGTCGCATAGACCCGGCCGACCCGGTGATTGCTTTCCAGCCGGTCGCGATGGCGGTCCATGAAATGCCAGTACAGCGAGTTGAAGGGGCAGGATCCTTCGCCCGTCTTCTTGCTGACCGAATAGGTGCATTCCTTGCAGTAGTCGGACATCTTGTTGATGTAGTTGCCCGACGCGGCATAGGGCTTGGTCGCCAACTTGCCGCCATCGGCGTAGAGGATCATCGCGGCGACATTGGGCAGCTCGACCCACTCGTAGGCGTCGGCATAGACGACCAGGTACCAGTCCTGGACTTCCGACGGATCGATCCCCGCCAGCAGGCAGAAATTGCCGAGTACCATCAGCCGCTGGATATGATGCGCGTGGGCATTGTCGCGGGTCGACCGGATGCAGTCCGCAAGACACCGCATGTCCGTTTCACCGGTCCAGAAGAACTCCGGCAGGCCGCGCTGCGCGTTGAGCGCGTTGGCCTTTTGCAGGTGGGGCATGTGGTACCAGTAGAAGCCGCGGATATATTCGCGCCAGCCGATGATCTGCCGCACGAAACCCTCGACCGAATTGATCGGCGCCTTGCCGTCCCGGTAGAGTTTCTCCGCGCGTTCGCACAGGTCGATCGGATCGAGCAGGCCCAGATTGAGGCTGGTCGAGAGGATCGAGTGATAGAGGTCGTCCTGCCCGTGGACCATCGCGTCCTCGTACGGGCCGAACTTCTCCAGCCGTTCGGAGAGAAACGCATCCGCGGCCTTTTCCGCCTGATCGCGCGTCACCGGCCATTCGAAGCTTTCCAGGCTGCCGAAATGGTCCCCGAACCGGTCCTCGACCAGTTCGATGACCTCGCGCGTGATATCGTCGGGTTCGAATGTCGGGCGCGGGGGAGGGTCGAGGCCGTCCTTCGGGGGTGGTTCGCGATTGTCCTTGTCGAAATTCCAGTCGCCGCCAGCCGGCTTGCCGTCCTCGTTCATCAGCAGGCCGGTCTTGCGCCGCATGTCGCGGTAGAAGCTCTCCATCGTCAGGTGCGCCTCGCGCCCGTCCGCCCATTCGCGGAACTCCGCTATGGGGCAGACGAACCGGTCGTCGGGCAGGATCTCGACTTCGCAATCGAACTTGTCCGCCCATTCCTCCATCTGCTGCTGGACCCGCCATTCGCCCGCTTCCACGACATGGATGGCGCGCGGATCATGTTCCTCTACCGCGCGGGCGACTTCCCCGGTGAAACTGCCCGCATTCCCGTCATCATCGAGGCGTACGTAATCGACCGTCCAGCCCGCATCTTCCAGCTCCGCGGCGAAGTGGCGCATGGCGGAGAAGATCAGCACGATCTTCTGCTTGTGATGCTTGACGTAGGTCGCCTCGTCCATGACCTCCATCATCAGGACGACCGTATCGTCCTTGGTCCGCCCGCGCAGGGACGCGAGCGTGCGGGTCAGCTGGTCGCCGAGGATCGGGACGAGGATCGGCTGGTCTTTTTCGGAAGGCATGCGGGGTGAACGCGCGCGAAGGGGGTCGGTGCCTGTCTGCAGCCTACAGGAGCGACGGCTGTTCCGGTTTGCGCGATTTCGTCCACGGCTCGGCCGTCCGCTCGATGGATAGCGGACCTTCCCACGGACGGCACAGGCCCAGGGCGGCCTGCGGATCGGCGCCCAGCCAGACCGATTCCCCTTCCGGGGACAGGATGACCGGCATCCGGTCGTGCACGCCGTCCACGGCTGCGCTCGCCTCGGTCATCACCAGCGAATAGCTTTCCCCCCATTCGTCCGAATTGCGCCAGATGCCGGCGCAGGCGAACAGCGGGCGGTCGGGAACGCGGAACCAGGTCCGGGTCTTGCCGCCTGCCGGCCCTTCGGCCTCGGCAAAGGCGTCCATGGGGATGAGGCAGCGCCGGCTTTCGAAACTGCTGCGCCAGAAGCCGCCGCCAAGCTTGTCCGTCCGGGCGTTGTTGATCGGCTTGGGCTTGAGCGGCTGCCCCTTCGCGCCCTTGCGCTGAAGGGGGAAACCCCAGACCATCGACGCGATCCGGTCGGGCAGCACCACGAGGCCGGGATAGCCGGGATAGACCTCGTCCGCGAAATTCGCCCCGGACGCCCCCGTAATATCGAACAGCCGCGCAACCTCGTCGACGTTTCGCGTCATGCGGTAGAGGTTACACATGGTCGGAAGGCCCGCCGTGGTTCTGGCCTTGCGGACAGAACCCTATTGTTCCGCATCTGCGTCCGCGTCCAAGCCTTCTTCGGCATCCTCGATTACATCCTCTATTCCATCACTTTGCGAAGCGGACCCCCTATCTCGCATGTTTTCGAACCGCTCCAGTACGGCCTTTCCGTAGGCGCCCCTGTGTGGATCATTGGCCAGAAAGCGCACCAGACCGATCGCTTCTTCGAAATTGCCTTCATTGGCCAGGTGGTGGGCGTAAGCTACGCGTGCTTCGACCGCCTCGGGCGCCATAGCAAACGCAGCCTCGTAGGAGATGCCGGTGTATTCGCTGCGCTTGCCCTGTCGATCGAAGCTTCTGGCAAAATGATACAGCGGGAAGGGATCGAGCGGATCGGCCTTGTTTGCCAGAAGCATCTTCTGGCGGGCCTGATCCCACCCTTCGTTTTCGTAATCTCCGGCTTCCGAGAGGCGATCGACTTCCATGATCGCGCTGTAGACGTTTGCGTGCGGGTGGTCCGGATCGAGTTCCAGTGCTTTTTCGAACGAAGCGAGAGCAGCGGTGGTATCCGACGAGGCAGTTTCATCACCGTCGCGTCCTTCACCGTTCGCCAAACGGTATTCGGCGAGCCCGAGAAGGTAATGAGTTTGCGCCAAAGCGGCATCGTGGGTTGCCAGATCGGCCAGTTCATCCCGTGCTTCCAAGAGCGAAGCGGGGCTAAGGACTTCCATTTCCAGTTCAACAAGCTTTGACGCTGCATCATCCAGAGAGACGATTTCGATTGCATCACGATATTTCAGCGGACTGCTGGATTTCGAATATGTCATCCGCTGTTTGGGATAGCTGCGCATCTGGCTGTCGAGCTTATCGAGATCGCCGAAGGCTTGCTCCGCAGCGATCAACGGATCGATCCCGGAATTGATCAGGCCGAGATACCGGCCAAGCTGATCGCCATGCTCTCTTTCCTTCGAATAAAGCATGTGCGTGAGAATCCAACTCCAGCCGTAGAAAGCGTTGCGGGCTCCCCCTTCGATCTCGCTAGCAGGCTTTGTGAGCAAATCACGAACGTCGATAGCTCCGAAGTACTCGATCTCTCCAGCGCGATGGTGCGCTGGTTTTCCAAAGTACCATTCATCGTTCTTCTTGAATTCCGCCGTTGCCACAAATTCCGCAAAACCCTCCACGAACCATGCAGGCGCTGGGATCGAGAAATTGTTGAAGAAGAAATGATGTGCGTACTCGTGGAAAAGGGTTTCCTTGCCGGAGAGAGAGAACTTGTTACGTGTCTGCTCCCGGTTACTGACCGCAAAGCTGCCTTCGACGCTGGGGCGGTAGAACCCGGCGACATTTTCGCTCCCGTGCAGGTTTTCGACCTGATTGGCGCTGGACACCATGTAAATATCGAGCTTGGTTGGTTGGTCGACCACGGGTCTCTTGAACAGCATCCGAAGAAGAGCATCGAATTTTTCGACCTCGCGGGCAAAATCTTCCAGATCGGACTTGCTACCATCGCTATAGATCCGGAAGTGATGGGTATCGGCGCGATGCCAAGTGTCTGCCAAGGCTGCAGGTGCCAGCCCGATAGCCAGAAAAGCAGCGGCGACTTTCGCGAAAAAATGCATGAGTTCTCCCCTCCTCGGTAGAATGGCGGCCCTGCACTGGCTTCGCAACCTCCTTTTTAATCAGCCAGTTCAAACGAAGCTGTAGGGGTCGATGTCCACGCTGACCCGGACGCCGCGCGGGAACTGGAGCTGGCCGAGCCATTGCCGGATCACGTCCTGCACCTGCGCGCTGCGGCGGGCGTTGAGCAGCAGGCGATAGCGATAGCGTCCGCGCAGCAATGCCATGGGGGCGGGCGCGGGGCCGAGCACGGCGATTTCGGGATGGTCCGGCCGGGTGCCGCCGATCGCGCGGGCCGCTTCCTTCGCTTCGGCCTCGTCCTCGGACGACACGATGATGGCGGCCCAGCGGCCGAAGGGCGGGGCACCCGCGTGGCGGCGGGCTTCGGTTTCGGCCTCGTAGAAGGCGTCGCGGTCGCCATCGGCGAGTGCCGCGATGACCGGTGCCTCCGGGTGCCGTGTCTGGATCAGGACCTCGCCCGGCTTCTCCCCGCGGCCGGCGCGCCCGGCGACCTGCGCGACCTGCTGGTAGGTGCGTTCGGCCGCGCGCAGGTCGCCCCCTTCGAGGCCGAGATCCGCATCGACCACGCCGACGAGCGTCAGGTCGGGAAAGTGGAAGCCCTTGGTTACAAGCTGGGTGCCGACGATGACGTCGATCTCCTTCGCTTCGGCGCTGGCGACGAACTGGGCCGCTTTCTCGGGCGAACTGAGCGTATCGCTCGTCGCCACAGCCACCCGGGCGTCCGGCAGGATCTCCGCCACCTCGTCCGCGATCCGCTCCACGCCCGGACCGCAGGCGACGAGGCAGTCCTTCTCGCCGCATTCGGGGCAGGTCGCGGGAGGCGCGGTCTCGTGACCGCAGTGATGGCAGGCGAGCTTGCGGCTGAACCGGTGCTCGACCAGCCAGGCGCTGCAATTGTCGCACTGGAAGCGGAAGCCGCAATTGCGGCACAGCGTCAGCGGGGCGTAGCCGCGCCGGTTGAGGAACAGCAGCGTCTGTTCCTGCTTTTCCAGCCGCTTGAACATTTCGCGCGTCAGGGGCGGCGCCAGCCAGCGTCCGGGTTCCGGCTTTTCCTCGGTCAGATTGACCAGCTTGATGTCGGGCATCTGCGCGCCGCCGAACCGGCTGGGAAGGTCGAGCTTCCGGTAGGTCCCGCTCTCCGCCATCTGCATCGTCTCCAGCGCGGGGGTGGCGCTGGCGAGGACCACGGGGATGCCTTCGAACCGCGCCCGCATCACGGCGACGTCGCGTGCATTGTAGCGAACGCCGTCATCCTGTTTGAAACTGATTTCGTGCGCTTCATCGACAACGATGAGACCCAGCGCGGCATAGGGCAGGAACAGCGCCGACCGGGCGCCGACCACGACCTGCGCCCGGCCTTCCGCGATCGCCCGCCAGGCGCGGCGGCGTTCGGTCGACTTGAGCGAGCTGTGCCACACGATCGGCGGCGCCCCGAAGCGATCCTCGAACCGCCGCAGGAACGCTTCCGTCAGGGCGATTTCGGGCAGGAGGACCAGCGTCTGCCGCTTCGCGCGCAGGGCCGCGGCGATGGGTTCGAAATAGGTCTCGGTCTTGCCGGAGCCGGTCACGCCGTCGAGCAGGATCGGCGCGAATTCGCGCTTCTCGACTGCGGTAACGAGTTCCGCGGCAACGTCCTGCTGCACTGCGCTCAGTTCCACCTGGGCGTGTCCGGGATCCGCCTTGGGGTAGGGCCGGTCGATATCGACTTCGACCGGTTCGAGGACCCCCTGGTTGACGAGGCCGCGCAAGACGCCGTCCGAAACATCGGCCAGTTCCGCCAGCTCGCGAATGGTCGCCTGTTCGCCCTGCAGCGCGTCCATCGCCTGTTCCCGCTTGGCCGTCATGCGGTCCGGCTCGAGGCCCGACAGGCGGTATTCGGTCGTGGTCCGCGGCCCCGACAGCGCGCCGCCCGACGCGATGACCATGCGCGCGACCGATGCCAGCGACGCGCAGTAATAGTCCGCGGTCCACTCGATCAGCCGCCGCAGCTCGAAACTGACGGGGGGAACGGGCAGCACCTGAAGGAGGGGGCGCAGCTTGGCATCCGCCACCGGCTCCGTCGGGAGGCGGTCCTCCTCCCATGCTATCCCAACGATCTGGCGCGGCCCCAGGGGGGCGAGCACCATCGCGCCGGGCTCGACGGTCATGCCGTCGGGCACACGATAATCCAGCGGGCCGAGCGCGGCGTTGAAGACAAGGAGTCGGACACGGTTCATGGAGCGCTGCCAATATGGCAAGTTGCAGGCGGGAATAACAAGGCAAGGAGACGGCAATGTCCGGAATTGATCAGATGCGCCCCCACGGGCGGAGGGCGTTCCTGGTGGGCGCGTCGGCCACGGGCCTGGTGTTTCTCGGCGGTTGCCAAGGGATGGGCGGTTACAGCCTGACCGACGCCGTGCGCCGCCTCCTGTTCCTGTCGAGCGAGCGGGCCTTCGCCCGTCTGACCGCGCCCGACGGGTTCTGGGACCGGCAGGTCGCGCAGGTCGGGCTCGGCAATATCCTCGGCACGCGGGGCGACATCCTTGCCGGCGTGCTGACGAGCACCGTGTTCAAGCGCCAGCTTGAGGATGCGTTCGCGGATGTCGCGATCAGGGGCGCCGAACGGGCCGCGCCGCTGGTGGCGGATGCGGTGCGTCTCGTGGGCTTCGACGCGGCAGAGGCGCTGATTCGCGGCGGGCCTACTGCGGCAACCGGCTTCCTGCGCGGGGAACTGGGTGACACTCTGGTCCAGGCGATGGTCCCGGAGCTCGGCGATGCCATGCGCATCGCGAACAATCCGGCGATCGGCCAGGTTATCTCCGGCCTGACGGGCGTGGACGTCGCCGGTATCGCCAATCGGTTCGGCAGCACGATCAACGATGCCATCTGGCAGGAAATGGGGACCGAGGAAGCCGCCATCCGGCGCGATCCGCGCAGCACCAACGATCCTGTCCTGATCGGCGTCCTGGGCG
This genomic interval from Qipengyuania sp. JC766 contains the following:
- a CDS encoding cryptochrome/photolyase family protein, with the protein product MPSEKDQPILVPILGDQLTRTLASLRGRTKDDTVVLMMEVMDEATYVKHHKQKIVLIFSAMRHFAAELEDAGWTVDYVRLDDDGNAGSFTGEVARAVEEHDPRAIHVVEAGEWRVQQQMEEWADKFDCEVEILPDDRFVCPIAEFREWADGREAHLTMESFYRDMRRKTGLLMNEDGKPAGGDWNFDKDNREPPPKDGLDPPPRPTFEPDDITREVIELVEDRFGDHFGSLESFEWPVTRDQAEKAADAFLSERLEKFGPYEDAMVHGQDDLYHSILSTSLNLGLLDPIDLCERAEKLYRDGKAPINSVEGFVRQIIGWREYIRGFYWYHMPHLQKANALNAQRGLPEFFWTGETDMRCLADCIRSTRDNAHAHHIQRLMVLGNFCLLAGIDPSEVQDWYLVVYADAYEWVELPNVAAMILYADGGKLATKPYAASGNYINKMSDYCKECTYSVSKKTGEGSCPFNSLYWHFMDRHRDRLESNHRVGRVYATWDRMGDEKKDAYRDTAQAFLDGLTPAGPDYAR
- a CDS encoding primosomal protein N'; this translates as MNRVRLLVFNAALGPLDYRVPDGMTVEPGAMVLAPLGPRQIVGIAWEEDRLPTEPVADAKLRPLLQVLPVPPVSFELRRLIEWTADYYCASLASVARMVIASGGALSGPRTTTEYRLSGLEPDRMTAKREQAMDALQGEQATIRELAELADVSDGVLRGLVNQGVLEPVEVDIDRPYPKADPGHAQVELSAVQQDVAAELVTAVEKREFAPILLDGVTGSGKTETYFEPIAAALRAKRQTLVLLPEIALTEAFLRRFEDRFGAPPIVWHSSLKSTERRRAWRAIAEGRAQVVVGARSALFLPYAALGLIVVDEAHEISFKQDDGVRYNARDVAVMRARFEGIPVVLASATPALETMQMAESGTYRKLDLPSRFGGAQMPDIKLVNLTEEKPEPGRWLAPPLTREMFKRLEKQEQTLLFLNRRGYAPLTLCRNCGFRFQCDNCSAWLVEHRFSRKLACHHCGHETAPPATCPECGEKDCLVACGPGVERIADEVAEILPDARVAVATSDTLSSPEKAAQFVASAEAKEIDVIVGTQLVTKGFHFPDLTLVGVVDADLGLEGGDLRAAERTYQQVAQVAGRAGRGEKPGEVLIQTRHPEAPVIAALADGDRDAFYEAETEARRHAGAPPFGRWAAIIVSSEDEAEAKEAARAIGGTRPDHPEIAVLGPAPAPMALLRGRYRYRLLLNARRSAQVQDVIRQWLGQLQFPRGVRVSVDIDPYSFV
- a CDS encoding SOS response-associated peptidase family protein — translated: MCNLYRMTRNVDEVARLFDITGASGANFADEVYPGYPGLVVLPDRIASMVWGFPLQRKGAKGQPLKPKPINNARTDKLGGGFWRSSFESRRCLIPMDAFAEAEGPAGGKTRTWFRVPDRPLFACAGIWRNSDEWGESYSLVMTEASAAVDGVHDRMPVILSPEGESVWLGADPQAALGLCRPWEGPLSIERTAEPWTKSRKPEQPSLL
- the ada gene encoding bifunctional DNA-binding transcriptional regulator/O6-methylguanine-DNA methyltransferase Ada; this encodes MDAMTIELTDEDRWQIALAKDRRYDGSFVTGVHSTGIYCRPSCPARAPLRENVRFYRSPEDARDAGLRACKRCAPDGQSREEAAVQQAVRTLRSSEAPVALAVLAEAAGYSPAHFQRLFLRQTGLSPAAFFRAIRRERANAALAHTGTVTEAIYDAGFSAPSRFYDDRKGGDAMSASVWLRGGEGVTIRWAKAETSLGSLLVAATDKGVCRLSFGEDADDLRQRFPKAELEEGGSDFAALVQRVVDAVERPGGGQDIPLDVKGTAFQEAVWTALREIPAGETRTYSQIAAAAGNPAAVRAAGSANGANNVAVLIPCHRVIRSDGSIGGYAYGTDIKRELLNRERGG
- a CDS encoding DUF4197 domain-containing protein; this encodes MSGIDQMRPHGRRAFLVGASATGLVFLGGCQGMGGYSLTDAVRRLLFLSSERAFARLTAPDGFWDRQVAQVGLGNILGTRGDILAGVLTSTVFKRQLEDAFADVAIRGAERAAPLVADAVRLVGFDAAEALIRGGPTAATGFLRGELGDTLVQAMVPELGDAMRIANNPAIGQVISGLTGVDVAGIANRFGSTINDAIWQEMGTEEAAIRRDPRSTNDPVLIGVLGVGSRL